From the genome of Fusarium fujikuroi IMI 58289 draft genome, chromosome FFUJ_chr06:
CGCGGTGTGCAGATCACTCTAGCGGTTGATAAGGACGCCCGCGCGGCTGCTGAGGCCAAGGGTGCTAAGAACCCCGGTACCGTGAAGAACTTTTTGGAGTTCTTGGGTGATGGATCTAATGTCAAGGAGATTAAGGCGCTACGAGACGAGGTCGCTGAGTGGGTTGGAGGGTTCCCCCAGCCCTGGCTCAAGTCATGATGTTTTTGATGAAGAGTACAGATCATTTTTGGCGTTTGGAAAATAGTATCATAGCAAAATTTACATAAGTTTAAAGAGTATATTGCATGATTCTCACCAAACTTGCTGCGTTGTAACTGTCTTGATCATCCATGTTGTGATCATGATGGGCTAGATTAGAGTGCTGCAAGTTAAGCTGTTTAGACAGCATCACGCACGACTGTGTACCAGCCGCCACTTCAATGGTCATGCAAATTTGATGAGAGCTTGCTCCAGTAGTAATTGACCCAATTGACTAAAATTACATGATAAAATTGCCTTGCACTTCATTCTCCGTAGCCAAACTCCGAATATCTCCCTCCTCGGAATTCCAAGTCTTCCCCGCATACCCAAAAAAAATATTTCAGGGCTCTTGGGATCTGGATCTGGGGTTATCGGTACTTGACTCAGTGAAAGATGCCAGTAGCTAGTACCTTTCACAAGCGGCTAAAGCAGGTTACACcgcccatcatgacaactttTTGGCGAGATAAGCGGTACCGCTACTTGGAGCTGTGGGTACACTGAAGTAGCGCTCATGACCTGATTCTCCAACTGTTATGACACTACGAGGCGCCGCTTGAACTGGGGCCGGATAGTGACTCCGAGGTACTTGACCGGAGCGCGGCCGAAGACGGGGGATGAGAAGTGCTAGGGATCGTAAATGGGGAGTAGGCCACCTAAAttcaagcatcatcaacattaTCACAGACATTCGCATTCACTCATTCAACCTCAATTCATCCCTCATACTCACtacctccctccctccctcacTCACCCACTCACAATGTCTGGTCTCTTTGCTCGTCAAGCTTGGGCTTCTGCCTCTAAGCTCCGATCTACTGCTCTTCGAGCTCCCAAGACTGTCTTTGCCTGCAAAGTCAACAGCATTGCTCCCCGACGATGCTTCTCAGTTTCCATGAACCGTAAGTTCTGCCTCCTTTTTGAAGCTCAATCAAATCTAACAGACTCTAGTCCTCGCGAGGAAATACACTGAGAGCCACGAGTGGGTTGACGTCGCCGCCGATGGCAAGACCTGTAAGTTCCTTTGTCTGAACGAACTAAATCTCATCAATTGACATCCCCAGGCACAATTGGCATCTCAAACTACGCTGCTGAAGCTCTCGGCGACGTCGTCTATGTGGAACTTCCCTCTCAGGGCGAGGACGTCTCTGAGGGTGAGTCTTTCGGCAGCGTTGAGTCAGTCAAGTCTGCCTCTGACATCAACTCCCCTGTATCAGGCTCTGTCGTGGCGGTCAACGATCCTATCGTCGACACACCCGCTGATCTTGGAAAGGATCCTGAGGGCGAGGGCTGGTTGatcaaggttgaggctgaggatgtTTCTGCCCTTGATTCATTGATGGACGAGGCTGCTTATGCTAAGCACCTTGAGGAGCATTAAGCGATGGTTTTTAGTTAGATTAAATAATTGGTGATTTAAAAGCAAATGATATCACATTTTTCACATGCATCTTCGGTGTTCCAAAGCACAATCCCGTAGACCCTGTACATGTTTGACCATAGTAATGACCAAGTCTTGGAACATGAGATACTGATTGTCCTACAGACCGCTTCACTTCTCAAACAAGAAATAAGATTGCTTGTAAATTTGAACTCATAAATTTCTAGTTTTAGAACTTTTATTCTAGTCTCATCATATATCGCAAAACTCTGCCAATACAGAGATCAGTTCGCCGTGGTTGAATAGCTTCCCAAAAACCATTCCATCCATATGCATGTCAGGGGACCCATCATGGTTGAATATGATATATCTTTTCCCgcttaaataaataaaaacaATCGCTTAATATGACCCGTCCACCATCTATCGTTAAACCATTACTTCTTGCTTTTCAATTACAAGTTCTCAGATCCCTCAACAGGGGGGCATGTGCAGAACAGGTTGGTGTCACCATAAGCATCGTCCACGCGTCCCACAGAGGGCcacatcttcttctcccggAGCCAAGGCAGGGGATAAGCAGCCTCCTCACGAGTGTAAGGGCGGTCCCACTCGGAAGAGAGAAGGTCTTCTTGAGGGTGGGGAGCATTTGTGAGGAGGTTGTTCTTGCGGGGAACCTTGCCAGACTCAACATCGGCAATCTCCTGTCGGATCTGGATAAGAGCATCGCAGAAACGGTCGAGCTCAGCGCGGGACTCGGATTCCGTGGGCTCGATCATGAGAGTTCCTGAAACGGGGAAACTCATGGTGGGGGAGTGGAAGCCATAGTCTGCAAGACGCTTGGCGATGTCGGCAACTTCAACTCCGGCGGTCTCCTTGAAGGGACGAACGTCGAGGATGAACTCGTGGGCGCAGCGGCCATTAGCGTTGGTGTAGACGACCTTGTAGTGGGGGAGGAGACGGGACATGATGTAGTTGGCGTTGAGGAGGGCGGTGCCAGTTTGTTTGGTGAGACCATCTCCGCCCATCATGAGGATGTAGGTGTGGCTGATGGGGAGAATGGAGGCGCTACCCCAAGGAGCGGCGCTGATGGGAGCAACGGCTGTGCTATCACGTTCGGCGCCAATGCGCTGAGGGTCAATCTCAGGGTGACCAGGGAGGTAAGGAGCAAGGTGCTTCTTAACAGCGATAGGGCCAACACCAGgaccgccgccgccgtgGGGAATACAGAAGGTCTTGTGGAGGTTGAGATGGCAGACATCAGCACCAATGTCACCGGGGCTGCAGAGACCAATCTGAGCGTTCATGTTGGCACCGTCCATGTAGACAAGACCGCCATGCTCGTGGACAAGATCACAGACTTGCTTGATCTCAGGCTCGAAGACACCGAAAGTAGAGGGATAAGTAACCATAATagcagcaagctcatcagcGTGCTTGGCACACTTGGCCTTGAGATCCTCGATATCCAGGTTACCAGTCTTGCCGTCACACTTGACAGTAACAACCTTCATGCCAGCCATGGCAGCAGAAGCAGGGTTGGTACCGTGAGCAGAAACTGGGATAAGGCAGACCTTTCGCTTATCTCCATCACGAGCCTCGTGGTAAGCCTTGATACAGCGAAGACCAGCAAACTCGCCCTGAGCACCAGAGTTGGGCTGAAGAGTGGTAGCGTCCATACCGGTGATCTCAGACAAATTCTTGGCGAGAGAGCTGATGAGAGCTTGGTAACCAGAAGCTTGCTCAACGGGGGCGAAGGggtggatgttgttgatacCGGGATCAGAAACAGGAAGCATCTCGGTTGTGGCGTTGAGCTTCATTGTGCAGGAACCAAGAGGAATCATGGAGTGAACGAGGGAGACATCCTTGGACTGGAGATGGTAGATGTATCGAAGGAGCTCGGTCTCAGTGTGGTACTGGTTGAAGACAGGCTGCTCGAGGTAGCCAGTCTTTCGCTGGAGAGAAGCGGGGATTTGGTCATTGAGGAAGGTAGCCTTATCAGACTCGAGAGCAGACTTGAACTCAGCCTCGGAAACGCCGAAGGCCTTGACGAGATTACCGAGACTCTCAAGGGTGACGCCCTCATGAAGAGAGAAGCCAACCTTGTCCTCGGCAACACGGCGAAGGTTAATGTTCTGAGACTCAGCGTTCTTGTGAACCTTGGCAATAGCCTCAGGAGATCCCTTGAGAGTGACAGTGTCGAAAAGAACAGCACCATCCTCACGGAGACCCTCAGTGTGAAGCTTGAATTCGCCCTTCTCAAGGATCAAGTTCTGGGCAAGACGGGTCTTGCTCCAGATGTCTTCAGCAATGGTCTTCAGACCCTTAGGACCGTGGTAAACAGCGTAGAAAGCAGACATGTTGGCAAGCAGAGCCTGAGCAGTGCAGATATTGCTGGTAGCCTTCTCACGACGAATGTGCTGCTCACGAGTCTGGAGAGCCAGACGAAGAGCAGGCTTGCCGAGACGGTCCTTGGAAACACCAACGAGACGGCCAGGAATCTTACGCTTG
Proteins encoded in this window:
- a CDS encoding probable glycine decarboxylase P subunit — encoded protein: MSATRIGQRLARQSRRAPFTLQPRLTQSIRLTGVSRAFSVTASAPRFVDTQSKLQDHELFSRRHIGSESSEQAEMLKVLDPPVNSMEEFLEQTIPPQVRRKQKGLNLVEQWYEGGEEAAVPPNGRTEHYIQQEMRKLAKNNKVYESFIGAGYYGTLVPAVIQRNVLENPAWYTSYTPYQAEISQGRLQSLLNFQTLITDLTGLDIANASVLDEATAAAEAMTMSMANAPKGKGQKVFVVSKDCHPQTIAVLQSRAEGFGIKLVIGDVLADNSKLVREVEGDLIGTLIQYPDTHGGVHDYQALADIVHEKKALLSASTDLLALTMLKPPGEFGADIAIGNSQRFGVPLGYGGPHAAFFATSEKYKRKIPGRLVGVSKDRLGKPALRLALQTREQHIRREKATSNICTAQALLANMSAFYAVYHGPKGLKTIAEDIWSKTRLAQNLILEKGEFKLHTEGLREDGAVLFDTVTLKGSPEAIAKVHKNAESQNINLRRVAEDKVGFSLHEGVTLESLGNLVKAFGVSEAEFKSALESDKATFLNDQIPASLQRKTGYLEQPVFNQYHTETELLRYIYHLQSKDVSLVHSMIPLGSCTMKLNATTEMLPVSDPGINNIHPFAPVEQASGYQALISSLAKNLSEITGMDATTLQPNSGAQGEFAGLRCIKAYHEARDGDKRKVCLIPVSAHGTNPASAAMAGMKVVTVKCDGKTGNLDIEDLKAKCAKHADELAAIMVTYPSTFGVFEPEIKQVCDLVHEHGGLVYMDGANMNAQIGLCSPGDIGADVCHLNLHKTFCIPHGGGGPGVGPIAVKKHLAPYLPGHPEIDPQRIGAERDSTAVAPISAAPWGSASILPISHTYILMMGGDGLTKQTGTALLNANYIMSRLLPHYKVVYTNANGRCAHEFILDVRPFKETAGVEVADIAKRLADYGFHSPTMSFPVSGTLMIEPTESESRAELDRFCDALIQIRQEIADVESGKVPRKNNLLTNAPHPQEDLLSSEWDRPYTREEAAYPLPWLREKKMWPSVGRVDDAYGDTNLFCTCPPVEGSENL
- a CDS encoding probable GCV3-glycine decarboxylase, subunit H, whose translation is MSGLFARQAWASASKLRSTALRAPKTVFACKVNSIAPRRCFSVSMNLLARKYTESHEWVDVAADGKTCTIGISNYAAEALGDVVYVELPSQGEDVSEGESFGSVESVKSASDINSPVSGSVVAVNDPIVDTPADLGKDPEGEGWLIKVEAEDVSALDSLMDEAAYAKHLEEH